From the genome of Alphaproteobacteria bacterium, one region includes:
- a CDS encoding (2Fe-2S)-binding protein, translating into MFVCLCNCLREKDMAAAIENGAQCVSDVYKHHGCKPQCGKCVPYVRESLPNPAVITMMEASQ; encoded by the coding sequence ATGTTTGTATGCTTATGCAATTGCCTGAGAGAAAAAGATATGGCAGCCGCCATCGAAAATGGTGCCCAATGCGTAAGCGATGTGTACAAACATCATGGTTGCAAACCCCAATGCGGCAAATGTGTGCCTTATGTGCGTGAATCCTTGCCCAATCCAGCGGTAATCACCATGATGGAAGCCTCGCAGTAA
- the coaD gene encoding pantetheine-phosphate adenylyltransferase: MTQRIGIYPGTFDPITHGHLGIIQRSLRVVDQLVLGVALDTGKSPFFSPQMRAEMIGDAIKELPENEQQRIVVKTFSGLLVNFAKDNNATILLRGLRAVSDFEYEFQMAAINAKLNPEMETVFLTASESTHFISSRFIKQICRLGGDISEFVPKNVVPKLNEYFAKHP, translated from the coding sequence ATGACGCAGCGCATCGGAATCTACCCCGGTACATTCGACCCTATTACCCATGGACATCTGGGCATTATTCAACGCAGTTTGCGCGTGGTAGATCAATTGGTTTTGGGTGTGGCGCTGGATACGGGGAAATCACCCTTCTTCAGTCCGCAAATGCGTGCTGAGATGATTGGAGATGCTATAAAAGAACTGCCAGAGAATGAACAACAACGCATTGTTGTTAAAACTTTCTCTGGGCTGCTAGTGAACTTTGCCAAAGACAATAATGCCACCATATTGCTACGTGGGTTACGTGCAGTTTCAGATTTTGAATATGAATTCCAAATGGCAGCTATTAATGCAAAGCTTAACCCCGAAATGGAAACCGTTTTTTTAACGGCCAGTGAAAGCACACATTTTATTTCTTCGCGATTTATTAAACAAATCTGCCGACTTGGCGGAGACATTTCAGAGTTTGTGCCTAAAAATGTAGTGCCAAAACTTAACGAATATTTTGCAAAACATCCCTAA
- a CDS encoding gamma-glutamyl-gamma-aminobutyrate hydrolase family protein produces the protein MDKRENIPVIGISAKRYENDSLAALYTQLVSAGAEVRVFDGHDYDTAQKHDGYLQECMESVDAVYILGNPLDIDPATYGQKKHDKTNIENDKARTEFETGMIEHALANKMPLMGVCAGMQRLNTLNHAADGGTLHQHVPDITLEHDQTKMEYNNSPTGRPPFVAVHAVHIKPESVLADIAGAGNDSLFVPSGNQPNPHLLKENSFHHQAVDQIRAGFVESAVSEDGIIEAIEPDKHGKYKDQFVLGVQWHPEFGASPIGAKIANRVVKEAREYAKNNTRALQVETENEVNPPTGKVCDVRQVGGSVANVAI, from the coding sequence ATGGATAAGCGAGAAAACATTCCGGTTATTGGAATAAGCGCTAAACGTTACGAAAACGATTCTCTTGCAGCATTATATACTCAGTTAGTGTCTGCCGGCGCAGAAGTCCGTGTTTTTGATGGTCATGATTATGATACGGCACAAAAACATGATGGCTATTTGCAAGAATGCATGGAAAGTGTGGACGCTGTCTATATTCTGGGGAATCCACTCGACATTGATCCTGCCACCTATGGGCAGAAAAAACATGATAAAACCAATATTGAAAATGACAAGGCGCGTACAGAATTTGAAACGGGCATGATTGAACATGCCCTTGCAAATAAAATGCCGCTTATGGGCGTTTGCGCCGGTATGCAGCGCCTCAATACGTTGAATCACGCCGCAGATGGCGGCACACTACATCAGCATGTGCCGGATATTACGCTAGAGCACGATCAAACGAAAATGGAATATAATAATAGCCCCACGGGTAGACCGCCTTTTGTTGCGGTACATGCTGTGCATATTAAGCCTGAAAGTGTTCTTGCTGACATTGCAGGGGCAGGCAATGACAGTTTGTTTGTTCCGTCAGGAAATCAACCAAACCCGCATTTGCTAAAAGAGAACAGTTTTCATCATCAGGCAGTTGACCAAATTCGTGCAGGATTTGTGGAATCTGCTGTCTCGGAAGACGGGATTATTGAAGCAATTGAGCCAGATAAACATGGAAAATATAAAGACCAATTTGTGTTGGGGGTGCAGTGGCATCCAGAGTTTGGTGCCAGCCCGATTGGCGCTAAAATCGCTAACCGTGTGGTAAAAGAGGCAAGAGAATATGCCAAAAATAATACGCGGGCATTACAAGTCGAAACCGAAAATGAGGTGAATCCTCCTACGGGAAAAGTGTGTGATGTGCGGCAGGTAGGAGGTTCGGTTGCCAATGTAGCGATATAA